The Streptomyces luteogriseus genome includes a window with the following:
- a CDS encoding xanthine dehydrogenase family protein molybdopterin-binding subunit codes for MSPQPQAAVGAPLSRVDGRLKVTGQALYAAEHDVEGSVHAVIVDAAIGRGRITSIDSGAAEALPGVLKVMHHRNAPKLPYRDNSGSNNPPGRRLRVFQDDRVRFHGQPVAVVVATTLEAAQHAASLVKVGYDAERPSTDLTEAEPDEPTRYARGDAEAALRSVTVRLDLTYRTARNHHNPMEPHATIARWNGDELTVWDKTQWVVGTQAELAAVFGLETNAVRVISPFVGGGFGTVLRCWPHVVVAALAARETKRPVKLVLSRKQMYLGTGYRPSYEYRLRLGSDRRGRLSAAVHELDAETSSYETFTESILAAGQMLYSMPNVAQRYRTVPLDLPTPLYMRGPGFQTASFVIESAMDELAHRLGVDPIELRRRNEPNEDESSGLPFSTRWLRECYAVGAREFGWHRRDPKPRSTREGDWLIGRGMAAGVYDTARMPAQARARLDADGTALVEAAATDMGPGTYTSQTQVAADALGLTVRTVTFRLGDSLYPPTPPHGGSMTMASVGSATLDACNKVRRRAIELAVRDRESPLYGVAADEVVVRGGRLHVKNDPTRGETYRRLLARNDRTHLEADGSFAPPSGPERHSFYGYNATFAEVAVDATLGLVRVRRVLGVYDAGRIISPELADSQALGGMVGGIGTALLEHTITDHRDGRIVNANLADYLVPVNADIPDLKAIYLDGEDREADPLGVKGLGELVMIGVAPAIANAVFNATGRRIRELPITAEALL; via the coding sequence GTGAGCCCCCAGCCGCAGGCAGCCGTGGGTGCGCCGCTGTCCCGGGTGGACGGCCGGCTCAAGGTCACCGGACAGGCGCTGTACGCGGCCGAGCACGACGTCGAGGGGTCCGTTCACGCCGTCATCGTCGACGCGGCCATCGGCCGCGGCCGCATCACGTCGATCGACAGCGGCGCCGCCGAGGCCCTTCCGGGCGTACTGAAGGTGATGCACCACCGCAACGCGCCAAAGCTGCCGTACCGCGACAACTCCGGTTCGAACAACCCGCCCGGCCGGCGACTGCGCGTTTTCCAGGACGACCGTGTCCGCTTCCACGGCCAGCCGGTCGCCGTCGTGGTGGCCACCACCCTGGAGGCCGCACAGCACGCCGCGAGTCTGGTCAAGGTCGGCTACGACGCCGAACGGCCCTCGACCGACCTGACCGAGGCCGAGCCCGACGAGCCGACCCGTTACGCGCGTGGCGATGCCGAGGCCGCCCTGCGCTCAGTGACCGTACGACTGGACCTGACGTACCGCACGGCGCGCAACCACCACAACCCGATGGAGCCACACGCCACCATCGCCCGCTGGAACGGCGACGAATTGACCGTGTGGGACAAGACCCAGTGGGTGGTGGGCACGCAGGCCGAACTCGCCGCGGTGTTCGGCCTGGAGACGAACGCGGTGCGCGTGATCTCGCCGTTCGTCGGCGGCGGTTTCGGCACGGTGCTGCGCTGCTGGCCGCACGTGGTCGTCGCCGCGCTGGCCGCCCGCGAGACGAAGCGCCCGGTCAAGCTGGTGCTCAGCCGCAAGCAGATGTACCTGGGCACCGGTTACCGGCCCTCGTACGAGTACCGCCTGCGGCTGGGCAGTGACCGGCGCGGCCGTCTGAGCGCCGCGGTGCACGAGCTGGACGCCGAGACATCGTCGTACGAGACGTTCACCGAGTCCATCCTGGCGGCCGGGCAGATGCTCTACAGCATGCCCAACGTGGCACAGCGGTACCGGACGGTGCCGCTGGATCTGCCCACGCCGCTGTACATGCGGGGGCCCGGCTTCCAGACGGCGTCCTTCGTCATCGAGTCGGCCATGGACGAACTCGCCCACCGACTCGGCGTCGACCCGATCGAGCTGCGCCGACGCAACGAGCCGAACGAGGACGAGTCGTCCGGGCTGCCGTTCTCCACCCGTTGGCTGCGCGAGTGCTACGCCGTCGGCGCCCGCGAGTTCGGCTGGCACCGCCGCGACCCGAAGCCCCGCTCGACGCGTGAGGGGGACTGGCTCATCGGCAGGGGCATGGCCGCCGGCGTCTACGACACCGCCCGCATGCCCGCCCAGGCCCGGGCCCGTCTGGACGCCGACGGCACCGCGCTGGTCGAGGCCGCCGCCACCGACATGGGCCCGGGTACCTACACCTCCCAGACTCAGGTCGCCGCCGACGCACTCGGGTTGACCGTGCGCACGGTGACCTTCCGGCTGGGGGACTCCCTTTACCCGCCGACCCCGCCGCACGGCGGCTCGATGACCATGGCCAGCGTCGGCTCCGCCACCCTCGACGCCTGCAACAAGGTCCGCCGTCGGGCGATCGAACTGGCCGTCCGGGACCGCGAGTCGCCGCTGTACGGGGTGGCGGCAGACGAGGTCGTGGTGCGGGGCGGCCGACTGCACGTGAAGAACGATCCCACGCGCGGGGAGACCTACCGGCGGCTGCTCGCCCGCAACGACCGTACCCACCTGGAAGCGGACGGCTCCTTCGCCCCGCCGTCCGGCCCGGAGCGGCACTCCTTCTACGGCTACAACGCCACCTTCGCCGAAGTGGCCGTGGACGCGACGCTGGGCCTGGTGCGGGTACGGCGCGTACTCGGCGTGTACGACGCGGGCCGCATCATCAGCCCCGAACTCGCCGACAGCCAGGCGCTCGGCGGCATGGTCGGCGGCATCGGCACGGCCCTGCTGGAGCACACGATCACCGACCACCGCGACGGACGCATCGTCAACGCCAACCTCGCCGACTACCTCGTCCCCGTCAACGCCGACATCCCCGACCTCAAGGCGATCTACCTGGACGGAGAGGACCGCGAGGCCGACCCACTCGGCGTCAAGGGACTCGGAGAGCTCGTGATGATCGGCGTCGCGCCCGCCATCGCCAACGCGGTCTTCAACGCCACCGGCCGCCGCATCCGCGAACTGCCCATCACCGCAGAGGCGCTGCTCTGA
- a CDS encoding MFS transporter, protein MRYFRLLVLGNGISAYGSYLNMVALNVFVYDATGSALAAGLFMAVRLATSVVSGWVSGRLVSAYDRKRLMVGADLCQALALLSLLLAPDGIRPGLLYVLAVVTGGCSTLSQVALRSSIPEIVGAEHRVRANGLLVTGRSLAMIAGFASSGVVVAQLGYSAAFALDAATFLVSATMLFLLPVRTRSAAAPAGAGSAKDSGAARWTARMLLGTAPVLMAMVAIRAVDGLGSSSHNVALPIYSSSMDPDHPATFISQFWATWAIGNIVAQQVIGRVTKKSGRTPGERAFALGACVMSAGFIVVFSGLPTAPAVIAALVAGAADGFTEIVYVSRLQTAPDEQRGRLFGLTASVENFGFGLGMLVSGAFLEAFSPLQVVGAFHGLAIVLCLILLGWLLRRGRAAPDPPAEEPADRDQPTVTEGRG, encoded by the coding sequence ATGAGGTACTTCCGTCTGCTCGTCCTGGGCAACGGCATCTCGGCGTACGGCAGCTATCTGAACATGGTGGCGCTGAACGTCTTCGTCTACGACGCCACCGGCAGCGCGCTGGCCGCCGGCCTCTTCATGGCCGTACGCCTGGCGACCAGCGTCGTCTCGGGCTGGGTCAGCGGCCGGCTCGTCTCGGCCTACGACCGCAAGCGCCTGATGGTCGGCGCCGACCTGTGCCAGGCCCTGGCCCTGCTGTCGCTGCTGCTCGCCCCCGACGGGATACGTCCCGGACTGCTGTACGTCCTGGCCGTGGTCACGGGCGGCTGCTCGACGCTCTCCCAGGTCGCCCTGCGCAGCAGCATCCCAGAGATCGTCGGGGCGGAGCACCGGGTCCGGGCCAACGGGCTGCTCGTGACCGGACGTTCGCTCGCCATGATCGCCGGCTTCGCCTCGTCGGGCGTGGTCGTGGCGCAACTCGGCTACTCCGCGGCGTTCGCGCTGGACGCGGCGACCTTCCTGGTCTCCGCGACCATGCTCTTCCTGCTGCCCGTCCGCACCAGGTCGGCCGCCGCCCCCGCGGGAGCCGGCTCCGCGAAGGACTCCGGCGCCGCGCGCTGGACGGCCCGGATGCTGCTCGGCACCGCACCGGTACTCATGGCGATGGTCGCCATCCGGGCGGTCGACGGGCTGGGCTCCTCGTCCCACAACGTGGCCCTCCCCATCTACTCCAGCAGCATGGACCCCGACCATCCGGCCACGTTCATCAGCCAGTTCTGGGCCACCTGGGCCATCGGCAACATCGTCGCCCAGCAGGTGATCGGCCGGGTCACCAAGAAGTCCGGACGGACACCGGGGGAGCGGGCGTTCGCGCTCGGCGCCTGTGTGATGTCGGCCGGGTTCATCGTGGTCTTCAGCGGGCTGCCGACCGCGCCCGCCGTCATCGCCGCGCTCGTCGCCGGAGCCGCCGACGGATTCACCGAGATCGTCTACGTGTCGAGGCTGCAGACCGCCCCCGACGAGCAGCGCGGCCGCCTCTTCGGACTCACCGCCTCGGTGGAGAACTTCGGGTTCGGGCTCGGCATGCTCGTGAGCGGCGCGTTTCTGGAGGCCTTCTCGCCGCTCCAGGTGGTGGGCGCCTTCCACGGCCTTGCGATCGTCCTGTGCCTGATCCTGCTCGGCTGGCTGCTGCGCCGGGGGAGGGCAGCACCCGACCCGCCCGCGGAGGAACCGGCCGACCGGGACCAGCCGACGGTGACGGAGGGACGCGGCTGA
- a CDS encoding (2Fe-2S)-binding protein — MSTELPEPAAPPPTAAGESSPAPTRRTFIATGTAVVAGSVVGGTSLIGAEEATAAERPPSSRVSLTVNGTRRTVTVDNRTSLLDLLREHLGLTGSKKGCNAGACGACTVLVDGHRVNACLTLAVRLEGAEVITIEGLAKGGELHPLQQAFIDEDAFQCGYCTPGQIVSGVGCIKEGHTGSPEEIREWMSGNICRCGCYVKIVRAVEQTAGRK; from the coding sequence ATGTCCACTGAACTCCCCGAACCTGCCGCTCCACCCCCCACCGCAGCCGGCGAGTCCTCCCCGGCGCCCACCCGGCGCACCTTCATCGCCACCGGTACCGCGGTCGTCGCGGGGAGCGTCGTAGGAGGGACCTCCCTCATTGGCGCGGAAGAGGCGACGGCCGCCGAGCGGCCGCCGTCCAGCCGTGTCTCTTTGACGGTCAACGGCACCCGCCGGACGGTGACGGTCGACAACCGCACCTCGCTGCTGGACCTGCTGCGCGAGCATCTCGGTCTGACGGGCTCGAAGAAGGGCTGCAACGCCGGGGCCTGCGGTGCGTGCACGGTGCTGGTCGACGGCCACCGGGTCAACGCCTGCCTGACGCTCGCCGTACGTCTGGAAGGCGCCGAGGTCATCACGATCGAGGGCCTGGCCAAGGGCGGCGAACTCCACCCTTTGCAGCAGGCGTTCATCGACGAGGACGCCTTCCAGTGCGGTTACTGCACCCCGGGTCAGATCGTCTCCGGGGTGGGTTGCATCAAGGAGGGGCACACCGGTTCGCCGGAGGAGATCCGGGAGTGGATGAGCGGCAACATCTGCCGCTGCGGCTGCTACGTCAAGATCGTGCGCGCGGTCGAGCAGACCGCCGGCCGGAAGTGA
- a CDS encoding (R)-mandelonitrile lyase has translation MEFIKQQPSSKAPADWFTGDVWWDVIVAGQEPSRMRANLVRFSPGARTNWHAHALGQTLHVVSGIALIGTRDGTVFEAHPGETVACPPNEEHWHGAVPDRFMEHIALWEGTGDDTPETRWAEPVSEQQYNGRRTREQ, from the coding sequence ATGGAATTCATCAAGCAGCAGCCCAGCAGCAAGGCCCCGGCGGACTGGTTCACCGGCGACGTCTGGTGGGACGTCATCGTGGCCGGCCAGGAGCCGTCGAGGATGCGCGCCAACCTGGTCCGCTTCTCGCCGGGCGCCCGCACCAACTGGCACGCCCACGCCCTGGGCCAGACCTTGCACGTCGTTTCCGGTATCGCCCTGATCGGCACCCGGGACGGCACCGTCTTCGAGGCTCACCCCGGCGAGACGGTCGCGTGCCCGCCGAACGAGGAACACTGGCACGGCGCCGTCCCCGACCGCTTCATGGAGCACATCGCCCTGTGGGAGGGCACAGGCGATGACACTCCCGAGACCAGGTGGGCCGAGCCGGTCTCCGAACAGCAATACAACGGCCGCCGCACCCGCGAGCAGTAG
- a CDS encoding FAD binding domain-containing protein, with protein MYPFAFTKASDTREALNAGRRGGRYIAGGTTLVDLMRETVERPDSLVDISGLPLREVTVTERGGLRIGTLVTMSEAAAHAKVRALYPVVSEALELSASAQLRNMATIGGNIMQRTRCTYFRDVTADCNKREPGSGCAALHGHNRTHAILGTSDACVATHPSDAAVAFAALEARVHLLGPDGARQVSLADFLLRPGSTPQREQALSEGELITAVEIPALPRPLRSGYLKVRDRQSYEFALTSAAVALHVRGGVIREARVAAGGVGTVPWKLPAVEQHLVGERPSGALWAAAAAKAADGARPLQHNRFKAELLERTVERQLRVVGGTE; from the coding sequence GTGTATCCCTTTGCCTTCACCAAGGCGTCCGACACCCGTGAGGCCCTCAACGCCGGTCGCCGCGGCGGCCGTTACATCGCCGGTGGGACCACCCTGGTCGACCTGATGCGCGAGACCGTCGAGCGTCCCGACAGCCTGGTCGACATCAGCGGCCTGCCCTTGCGCGAGGTCACGGTGACCGAGCGCGGGGGCCTGCGGATCGGCACCCTGGTGACCATGTCCGAGGCCGCCGCCCACGCCAAGGTGCGTGCCCTGTATCCCGTCGTCTCCGAGGCGCTGGAACTGAGCGCCTCGGCCCAGTTGCGGAACATGGCGACCATCGGCGGCAACATCATGCAGCGCACCCGCTGCACCTACTTCCGGGACGTGACCGCCGACTGCAACAAACGTGAGCCCGGCTCCGGTTGCGCCGCCCTGCACGGCCACAACCGCACGCACGCCATCCTCGGAACCTCCGACGCCTGCGTGGCCACGCACCCGTCCGATGCCGCCGTGGCCTTCGCCGCCCTGGAGGCCCGGGTGCACCTGCTGGGCCCGGACGGGGCACGTCAGGTTTCCCTCGCCGACTTCCTGTTGCGGCCGGGCAGCACTCCGCAACGCGAACAGGCCCTGAGTGAAGGTGAGTTGATCACCGCGGTGGAGATTCCCGCTCTTCCGCGCCCGCTCAGGTCCGGCTATCTGAAGGTGCGTGACCGGCAGTCCTACGAGTTCGCCCTGACGTCGGCCGCCGTCGCGCTGCACGTACGCGGCGGGGTGATCCGCGAGGCCAGGGTCGCCGCCGGAGGAGTGGGCACGGTGCCCTGGAAGCTGCCCGCTGTCGAACAGCACCTCGTCGGTGAACGCCCCTCGGGGGCCCTCTGGGCGGCCGCTGCCGCGAAGGCGGCGGACGGCGCCCGTCCCCTGCAGCACAACCGCTTCAAGGCCGAGCTGCTCGAGCGCACTGTCGAACGCCAGCTGCGCGTCGTAGGAGGTACCGAGTGA